Within Oculatellaceae cyanobacterium, the genomic segment CGTTGAAAGCAGGTTTGATAAAATTCAGGTAACATAATGTCTTTTTCGGTCTTGGTCACTAATCGAGACCGATATTTTTTACCATACAATGCTCTGCGCGAAGCGCAGAGCGAGTTTCGACGGGGTTGTCACCCCGTCAACGGATTAATTTGACCTGATAAGGATCGGCATCTTTACGCCAAACTACTCGATGTCCCTTCAACTCGGCACAGCGATCTTTTAGACATTTCAGCCAGCCTTGGCGATCGCTAATTATCTTCCAATTATCGAATAAACCCCAATCCTCTTCTTGACGACTCAACTTGGCAAATTTCTCGTAGAGGGGATAGTCTGTTTTGACCAATAAATCCTTCTGGTGTAGCACTGGAGAGTTTTCATTGAGATCGTAGTCCCGATAGTGAACGTGCAAATCCCGCAAATCAATCTCCATACTCGTGTACAGCGCAGGATGAGGAGCCGCATCAAAGTCTGGGTAAAACAGATAAGTAATCTTAGGCTTGCTCAAGTGAAACTTGACAACTGTTGCTTCTTCTGGACGACCGATGGTACGGGAAGCACAACCTTCATAAAGACGCAATAGCGGGTCAAGAGCTTCAAGCGCCGAAACATGAACCCAGAGGGAATTGGGAAGCTTCTTACCAATGGGACTGTTCTGACAACGTTCCCGAATTATCTCTAAATTACCCACGCTCATCAGCATAATATCAGCCGCAGTGCAAGCTTGGTCGTAGCCCCCGAAAAGGCTCTTAATATCGTTGCGAACCTCTGGAGCTAATTCTCGTTGTTTAGGACGACGACTGAAGTGGGAAAGAGCAAGATAAAGCAGCAGATCTTGACGACGACGCTCGGCGATCTCATCCCACTCTTGAGGATTTGTTGCTTGTAGAACCACCTGGAAGGCGCGGCGCAAGTTGCCAAATTCAGCACTCAAGGCTTCCGTTTCTGGCAATTCGTCCTTAACTGGAAGTCGCCCTCGCTCGGTCACAAACGCCATCAAAGGAGCTAGGAGTTCTTTATAGTCCTCAAATCGCTTGCTTAGGAGTTGAATCCTGGGTACTGAGACACGCGATCGGAACCGCGACGCTCTAAAACTTTGCGCCTGTGCTTCATCTCGAAAAACGAAGTAAATACCCAGATCCACTGGAACTGCATCCACACCAAGGACTTGGTCTATGTAGAGTTTCAGTTCCTCCTGATCGAAATACTTCTGAAAAGTATTTCGGCTAGTAATAATCCCATCCCCGTAAGCAATCTGGCTATTTCCTTGAGTAATCAAAACTTGCGCTGCTACAATCAGCACTTTGCCAGTTAGTTCCCAAGCTCTAATTAATGCCTCTCGTCGTTCTGCTTGGGATTCAATCACGTTGAGTACATACCCCAAGTTAACGATCTCTGCTGAACTCAAGGGCGTATCAGGACGATAATAAGGGTCCCAACCGGAACTGGTGTAACCCAATTTGGCAACTCGCTCGATATCTCCCCCTAGACCGCAGCCATAGTCAAAAAAAGTTGTTTCTGGCGTAAAAAGACTTGTTTCTAAGGCTAGGCGTATGGGCTTGGAGAAATCGTTGCGACTGATCGCCGCTTTATGTCGGTCAATCTTGATTGAGGAGATCTGAGAATTGACAAGCGATCGATGAACTAGGCTGTGTCCTTGAAATGTAACATTTAACTGTGCAAGTCTCTGCTCCCATGCCAATCTAGTACCGATCGCACGAGGATTATCTAACAATCCCAAAGCTTCTTCTTGGCGGGTCAGTGCCGCAAACTGCTGATAATACGGATAATCTGGAGTAACGAATGTCTCCTTACGGTGCAAAATAAAGGGGTTATCTGTGTTGCTGTAGTCGCGGTGGTTTACTTCGCCGTTGTTTAAATTAACCTGAATACTCGTTTGTAGAGCCGGATGGGGATCGGCATCAAACTCTGGATAGAACAAGTAAGAAATACTGGGTTTGCCAATACTAAACTTTACAAGTGTTGCTGCCTCAACATCAGGAGCAATCTGACGAGCTTCACTCTCGTAGTTTTGCAGGAGAGAATCTAAAGCTTGTAATGCAGAAATATGAACATAAAGTGCATCAGGCAAGTGCTTGCCCACCTTACTGCGCTGGCAAGTAGCATAAATCTTGCTGAATTGGTCAATACTACAAAACATCGATTCAGCAGCTTTTAATTACACTTAACTATGCTACTGCCTCTTTGAAACATGAATTTTTTTAGTTGATTTTGGCTAATAACGTCGCTTACATAGCATAGTTAAGGTGAGCAGAAATAGCTATTGAATTTACCTTACCCTACAACTAGAGTAAATAAATGTCTTTTCGCCCTTCCTCTAGGGGTTTTCAAGTGACCTGTGAATAACAGACAATAAGTACATTAGTTCTAGTCAAAAGCATGGTAGAGCAAAAAACTAAAGATGTAGACACAAACGATACTCCTACAGGCAGTGTCTTCGCTCGCCATGAAACCTTTCATCCTCGGTTTGGCTGGCTCAAGAAAGGATTTGATCGCGCTTCTCAAAATCCAGAAGTCTTTCTCCGAGATGATGCTACTGTGCAGTTGGGCATTGGCAAGAACATGGTGCGATCGCTCCGTTATTGGGAATCCGCTTTTAAGTTGCTCAAGGATGACAAACCGACAGATTTTGGCGAACAACTGCTAGGTAAAAATGGTTGGGATTCTTATCTGGAAGATCCAGCGTCTCTGTGGCTATTGCATTGGAAGTTGTTAGAGCCGCCTTGTTTTGCTACAGCTTGGGATTTCACATTTAACCATTTTCGTCCTGTTGAATTTACTTTCGAGGAGTTGTTTTACCAGCTTTGCGACCATCGCGATCGCAAAATCCCTCGAATTGCTGATTCCTCTCTGAAGAAGGATGCAAGCTGCATTCTGAGAATGTACGTTGAGCAACCCTCTAAATCCCTAGTTAGTGAAGAGTCTCTAGATTGCCCCTTCACCCAGTTAGGATTGATTCATACGGCTGGCGATGCTCGGCACTACATATTTCGGATTGGTTACAAACCAACGCTTCCGGCTGAAGTAATTGTTTATTCCTGCCTACACTATGCCTATCGCTTCAGTTCGGCAGTTCGTCGGATTCCTCTTGCTAAACTACTCTACGACAACGGCAGTCCAGGGTTGGCGTTCAAGTTAACCGAGAGCGTAATCTGTGAAGCAATTGAGCGAGTAGCCCGAAAATTCAAACAGCTTGGCATTTCTGATGCAGCAGGAAAACTGGAATTTTTCTTTGAAGACGAGCCGCTAGGACTAGCAGAAGCTATTTTAAACAAGTATTACCAGACGGTGTAAAGGAGAAAACGTGACAGGCAAACTGCTATCTGCCTATTTCAAGCTGCATCGTCGCTATTATCGCTCGGTTAACCTAGAGCGAGATTTTGATAAACCCGATGCAGTTCAAGGCTACGTTCCTACGGAGCGATCTACAGATGCTCTCCGGCGCATTTTGTCAGCCTTTAATAATCCCCATGCTCACCGTGCCTGTACAATGACAGCAGGGTGGTTTCATACAACCGTATAAAAATTAAAATACTGCTCATGGTATTTAAGCCAATACGGTTGAAAAAATATGAATCTGATTGAACAATTGCAACAAGTTCTTAGAACTATTCCCCAAGCACAACGAGCTTTATCAAATCAACTCGATAAACTTTTTTATTTGCTTGTATGAAACCACCCTGCCGTGCCTGGACAATGACAGGGGTTTACGGTACAGGGAAATCGGCATTTGCTCAGTATTTGGCGTGTTTGTCTTCCCCTGAGAACAGCCCAGTCCGGCAGGCAGCGTTGGAGATAGCTAAACGCTCTTTTGGAGCGGATAGTTCTGAACTAGCTGCGATAGAAGGAAATTTACCCCAATCGGGGTTATTTAGAGCAGTTGCTACAAGTCAACGAGAGCCGTTGAGTTGGACACTTGCCCGTGCTTTAGCTAATGGTGCAGAACGATTTTGGCATAGCAAGCGCAAACCGGAACCGATGCGTCAATTAACGGACTGGGTAATTGAAATTGAAAATGGTAGAGCCAATATCACTAACCAAGAAGTTTTGACAGTCTTGCGAGAAGTTGTCAAAACAGTAAAAGTTAATGTTCTATTAATTATTGATGAATTGGGGAAGAACCTGGAGTATGCCGCACAGCACCAGGGAATTGACGATCTCTACCTGTTGCAGCAGGTTGCTGAACTTCGGTTAAAGGAAGACAACCAAGTTTACTTCCTAGGACTTCTGCACCAATCCTTTGCTGGATATAGTGAGCGATTAGCTGCAATTGAACAAAGTGAATGGTCTAAAATTCAGGGACGGTTTGAGGATATCCCCTTCGCTGAGTCACCTAGCCAGATGACACGCCTGATCGGTCAAGCAATCGATCGCACCCAGGCAGATCCGGCATTGTATGTGATTCGAGATCGCGCTCACCACTGGTTCAACGTTCTCCAATCCGTTCTTACCGAAAATGAGATTTCAGAGAAGGTTCTGGCAGATGCCTATCCTTTACATCCAATTGCAGCATTAGTGCTGCCGATGCTGTGTACTCGCTATGCCCAGAACGATCGCTCTTTGTTTACATTCCTCACAAGTGATGAGACTTATGCC encodes:
- a CDS encoding DUF4007 family protein — translated: MVEQKTKDVDTNDTPTGSVFARHETFHPRFGWLKKGFDRASQNPEVFLRDDATVQLGIGKNMVRSLRYWESAFKLLKDDKPTDFGEQLLGKNGWDSYLEDPASLWLLHWKLLEPPCFATAWDFTFNHFRPVEFTFEELFYQLCDHRDRKIPRIADSSLKKDASCILRMYVEQPSKSLVSEESLDCPFTQLGLIHTAGDARHYIFRIGYKPTLPAEVIVYSCLHYAYRFSSAVRRIPLAKLLYDNGSPGLAFKLTESVICEAIERVARKFKQLGISDAAGKLEFFFEDEPLGLAEAILNKYYQTV
- a CDS encoding DNA phosphorothioation-associated putative methyltransferase; protein product: MIESQAERREALIRAWELTGKVLIVAAQVLITQGNSQIAYGDGIITSRNTFQKYFDQEELKLYIDQVLGVDAVPVDLGIYFVFRDEAQAQSFRASRFRSRVSVPRIQLLSKRFEDYKELLAPLMAFVTERGRLPVKDELPETEALSAEFGNLRRAFQVVLQATNPQEWDEIAERRRQDLLLYLALSHFSRRPKQRELAPEVRNDIKSLFGGYDQACTAADIMLMSVGNLEIIRERCQNSPIGKKLPNSLWVHVSALEALDPLLRLYEGCASRTIGRPEEATVVKFHLSKPKITYLFYPDFDAAPHPALYTSMEIDLRDLHVHYRDYDLNENSPVLHQKDLLVKTDYPLYEKFAKLSRQEEDWGLFDNWKIISDRQGWLKCLKDRCAELKGHRVVWRKDADPYQVKLIR